A part of Halobaculum sp. MBLA0143 genomic DNA contains:
- a CDS encoding ammonium transporter — translation MVTPEWVLLQSDVTAVTDAASAVWVLVVSFLIFFMQPGFALLEAGQVRAKNAGNVVMKNMTDWSLGVLVYYVAGAGVAAVAGFVTTPGAEYTLAGAFTYITTPTAWIGWLFGAVFAMTAATIVSGAVAERMSYAAYVFYVVALVAVIYPVAQGFAWGGNGLLSSSGYLGQAIGAGYKDFAGATVVHALGGIAGLTAAYMVGPRNGRFDSEGNPRPIPGHSLLFAVIGTLFLAFGWYAFNVGTQGLFLSDGSFAGAELGRVALNTTLAMGAGMVASTLVTTYWEGKPDPLFAANGLLAGLVAITGACAHVTWVGGIALGVLGGAQTPIVYRWVVDSLGIDDVCGVFAVHGSAGFLGTMLIPFFDVAGFSVSQLVMQIVGVAVIGTWTVLTSMVVLLVADELFGLRVSDEDELTGLDRVEHGIAAYPEFGESESGAVTADGGVTTTDEEVATDGGVTSGESADANPTAPDDGAVDGGDGA, via the coding sequence GTGGTGACGCCCGAATGGGTACTCCTCCAGTCGGACGTGACCGCGGTGACGGACGCGGCCAGCGCGGTGTGGGTGTTGGTCGTGTCGTTCCTGATCTTCTTCATGCAGCCCGGGTTCGCCCTGTTGGAGGCCGGCCAGGTGCGCGCGAAGAACGCCGGCAACGTCGTGATGAAGAACATGACCGACTGGTCGCTCGGGGTTCTGGTGTACTACGTCGCGGGCGCCGGGGTCGCGGCCGTCGCCGGCTTCGTCACGACGCCGGGCGCGGAGTACACGCTCGCGGGGGCGTTCACTTACATCACGACGCCGACGGCCTGGATCGGCTGGCTGTTCGGCGCCGTGTTCGCCATGACCGCCGCCACCATCGTCTCCGGCGCGGTCGCCGAGCGGATGAGCTACGCCGCCTACGTGTTCTACGTGGTCGCGCTCGTTGCCGTGATCTACCCCGTCGCACAGGGGTTCGCCTGGGGCGGTAACGGCCTGTTGTCGTCGTCCGGCTACCTCGGCCAGGCCATCGGTGCCGGCTACAAGGACTTCGCTGGCGCGACCGTCGTCCACGCGCTCGGCGGCATCGCCGGGCTGACAGCCGCGTACATGGTCGGGCCGCGCAACGGTCGGTTCGACAGCGAGGGGAACCCGCGGCCGATCCCCGGCCACTCGTTGTTGTTCGCCGTGATCGGGACGCTGTTCCTGGCGTTCGGGTGGTACGCGTTCAACGTCGGCACACAGGGGCTGTTCCTCTCTGACGGCAGCTTCGCCGGCGCGGAGCTCGGTCGGGTCGCGCTCAACACGACGCTGGCGATGGGCGCCGGGATGGTGGCGTCCACGCTCGTCACGACGTACTGGGAGGGGAAGCCCGATCCGTTGTTCGCCGCCAACGGCCTGTTGGCCGGACTCGTGGCGATCACCGGCGCGTGTGCCCACGTCACCTGGGTCGGCGGAATCGCCCTGGGCGTGCTCGGCGGCGCACAGACGCCCATCGTCTACCGCTGGGTCGTCGACTCGCTGGGAATCGACGACGTGTGTGGCGTGTTCGCCGTCCACGGCTCTGCCGGCTTCCTCGGGACGATGCTGATCCCGTTCTTCGACGTGGCGGGCTTCTCCGTGTCGCAGCTCGTCATGCAGATCGTCGGCGTCGCCGTCATCGGCACGTGGACCGTGCTGACGTCGATGGTCGTCCTGCTCGTCGCGGACGAACTGTTCGGGCTCCGGGTGTCCGACGAGGACGAACTCACCGGGCTCGACCGCGTGGAACACGGCATCGCCGCCTACCCCGAGTTCGGTGAGTCCGAATCCGGCGCCGTCACCGCAGACGGCGGCGTCACGACCACCGACGAGGAGGTGGCGACGGACGGCGGCGTCACGTCCGGCGAGAGCGCGGACGCGAACCCGACGGCGCCGGACGACGGCGCGGTCGACGGGGGTGACGGGGCGTGA
- a CDS encoding magnesium transporter: MTVRSVAVEGYRNALPTVGASALGGLVAGAILSGMQAELAAVPGLLVVVPAFLAIRGSVYGSLGSRLSTGLHQGLVGPTLDGDGRGRLWRVVVGSLSVGVLSSLFAAGVAALLLPTLGRPAASPAVFAGVALVAALLAGAVLSAVVVAVVFLGFRRGVDPDDLVGPAVTTAGDLFGLASLVVAVRVVGWLADLL, translated from the coding sequence GTGACCGTACGCAGCGTCGCCGTGGAGGGGTACCGGAACGCACTCCCGACGGTGGGCGCCAGCGCGCTCGGCGGACTGGTCGCGGGCGCGATTCTCTCGGGGATGCAGGCGGAGTTGGCGGCCGTGCCGGGGCTCCTCGTCGTCGTGCCGGCGTTTCTGGCCATCCGTGGTAGCGTCTACGGCTCACTGGGCTCCCGGCTGTCCACCGGGCTCCACCAGGGGCTCGTGGGACCGACGCTGGACGGCGACGGCCGTGGACGGCTCTGGCGTGTCGTCGTCGGGTCGCTGTCCGTCGGCGTGCTCTCCAGTCTGTTCGCGGCCGGGGTGGCAGCGCTCCTGTTGCCCACGCTCGGACGCCCGGCGGCGTCGCCGGCGGTGTTCGCCGGAGTGGCGCTCGTCGCTGCGCTCCTCGCCGGCGCCGTCCTCTCTGCCGTCGTCGTCGCCGTCGTGTTCTTGGGGTTCCGGCGGGGCGTCGACCCGGACGACCTCGTCGGCCCGGCCGTCACCACCGCCGGCGACCTGTTCGGCCTGGCGTCGCTCGTCGTCGCCGTGCGGGTGGTGGGCTGGCTCGCCGACCTACTCTGA
- a CDS encoding magnesium transporter — protein sequence MTGDWSVGGTVRRLLPVLLALTTLELLGGLALGSFEATLLRYPTLLVLVPVTIGTAGNLGSVLAARLSTAFHLGTLRFAPTDDRLVGNAAATLGLAVTVFPVVGAGGWAVVSLTGAPRLSVTTVVAVAATSGVALGVAATVVAVLATYVAYRLGLDPDEFVVPVVTNVCDVLGVVVLFLAVALLV from the coding sequence ATGACCGGTGACTGGTCCGTCGGCGGCACGGTCCGACGCCTCCTCCCGGTGTTGTTGGCGCTGACGACGCTGGAGCTCCTGGGTGGGCTGGCGCTGGGTTCGTTCGAGGCGACGTTGTTGCGCTACCCCACGCTGCTCGTGCTCGTGCCCGTCACCATCGGGACGGCGGGCAACCTCGGGAGCGTGCTCGCGGCACGGCTGTCGACGGCGTTCCACCTCGGGACGCTCCGGTTCGCGCCGACGGACGACCGACTGGTCGGCAACGCCGCCGCCACGCTCGGGCTCGCGGTGACCGTGTTCCCGGTCGTCGGCGCCGGCGGCTGGGCGGTCGTCAGTCTCACGGGCGCACCCAGACTCTCCGTCACCACCGTCGTCGCCGTCGCGGCCACGAGCGGCGTCGCCCTGGGCGTCGCCGCGACCGTCGTCGCCGTCCTGGCGACGTACGTCGCCTACCGGCTCGGGTTGGACCCCGACGAGTTCGTCGTCCCCGTCGTGACGAACGTCTGTGACGTGCTCGGCGTGGTCGTGTTGTTCCTGGCGGTCGCGCTGCTCGTGTGA
- a CDS encoding potassium channel family protein — translation MKDTAELLIDLSYSAVVFEDRELAEEALALEEEMDLLQLQARMSLVMAGRSPEEAERLAPVFGVVDAAEKVSDAAGDVAGVVLGEIGLPAAFADALPEAVEPLARVPVAAGADYVDRSLGELGLETETGVRVFTVRRADDWLLHPDRDTVVRADDVLLCRGPADGLAGVYETATGEPLADDDAAMGADGDPATAVADVPDLERAVETVVTMKDASELAVDLAYGSVLFDSPALAREVRELEVEVDALQSRFEAWVLRAATDVADPVRLRGLLRIGASTEAISDAALEISEGVLRGLGSHPVVEKVVEESDEVLVRETVAPGSKLDGTTVGDAAIETQTGMRVVAVRRADANSDRRYVLSPPPGTTLSAGDVVIAKGTRAGATRLADWTA, via the coding sequence ATGAAAGACACCGCGGAGCTGTTGATCGACCTGTCGTACTCGGCCGTCGTGTTCGAGGACCGCGAGCTCGCGGAGGAGGCGCTGGCGTTGGAAGAGGAGATGGACCTCCTCCAGCTCCAGGCCCGGATGAGCCTGGTGATGGCCGGACGGAGTCCGGAGGAGGCAGAACGGCTAGCGCCCGTGTTCGGTGTCGTCGACGCCGCAGAGAAGGTGAGTGACGCCGCCGGCGACGTGGCCGGGGTCGTGCTCGGCGAGATCGGGCTGCCGGCGGCGTTCGCGGACGCGCTGCCGGAGGCGGTCGAGCCGTTGGCCCGCGTGCCCGTCGCGGCCGGCGCCGACTACGTCGACCGGTCCCTGGGCGAACTCGGCCTGGAGACGGAGACGGGCGTCCGGGTGTTCACCGTCCGCCGGGCGGACGACTGGCTGTTACACCCCGACCGTGACACGGTCGTCCGGGCCGACGACGTGTTGCTGTGTCGCGGACCGGCCGACGGGCTCGCCGGCGTGTACGAGACCGCGACCGGGGAGCCGCTGGCGGACGACGACGCGGCGATGGGCGCCGACGGTGACCCCGCGACGGCGGTCGCCGACGTCCCGGACCTGGAGCGGGCCGTCGAGACGGTCGTGACGATGAAAGACGCCAGCGAACTCGCGGTCGACCTGGCGTACGGCAGCGTCCTGTTCGACAGCCCGGCCCTGGCCCGCGAGGTGCGAGAACTGGAGGTGGAGGTGGACGCACTCCAGTCCCGGTTCGAAGCGTGGGTGCTGCGGGCGGCCACGGACGTGGCCGACCCGGTGCGGCTGCGCGGGCTCCTCCGGATCGGCGCGAGCACGGAGGCGATCAGCGACGCCGCCCTGGAGATCAGCGAAGGGGTCCTCCGCGGGCTCGGCAGCCACCCGGTCGTGGAGAAGGTGGTCGAGGAGTCCGACGAGGTACTCGTGCGGGAGACGGTCGCCCCCGGGTCGAAACTGGACGGGACGACCGTCGGCGACGCCGCGATCGAGACACAGACCGGGATGCGGGTCGTCGCGGTGCGGCGAGCAGACGCGAACAGCGACCGGCGGTACGTCCTGTCGCCGCCGCCGGGGACGACGCTGTCGGCCGGGGACGTGGTGATCGCCAAGGGGACCCGAGCGGGCGCCACGCGGCTGGCCGACTGGACGGCATGA